The Lutibacter profundi region ATGGAACATATAACTTAACACTGTTTTTATAAGGTAAAATACTCTCTAAAAATTGAGATGCTAATTCTTCGTTTTTTGCTACATCATTATACAATGCTCCATGTGGTTTTATATGATGTAATGTTGCTCCTTTTTCCTCAATAATTTGAAGGAGGTTATTTATTTGTTTTTGAATTGATTTTTTGAATTTATTTTTTTCAATAACCATTGTCTTTCTACCAAAATTTGCCCTATCAGGATAAGAAGGATGAGCTCCAATTTTGACATGATATTTCATCGCCAATTCTACAACTAAACTCATTGTTTTATTATTTCCTGCATGACCTTTACAAGCTATATTGCACGATTGTATGTAAGGCATTAATAAATCTTCATTATTAATACCTTCACCTACATCACAATTAATCTCTAGCTGTTTCATTTTACAATAATTCAAAAACCTTTAGAACACTTTTAAATCCTAAAATTATGGTAATTAGGATTATAATTCCAGAAATAATATTTTGAAAAATACCATTTTTATAAGTTCCTAAAACAGTTGTTTTGTTAACAATCCACAATAAAAATAAAGCTATAATTGGCAGTAAAATACCATTGGCCACTTGTGCGAATTTTATAATTTCAATAGGGTTAATTTTTAAAGATGAAAATACAACTCCTAACACTAAAATTATAAGCCATACAATTCTAAATTTAAGGTTTTTTAAACCTACATCCCATCCAAAACAGCTTTTAGCTACATAGGCAGCTGCTAATGGTGCTGTAATAGCTGATGTAATACCAGCAGCAAACAATCCTATACCTAAAAAATATTTTGCGAAATTTCCATATAAAGGTTCTAAACCTTTTGCTAAATCTATCCCGTTTTTTATTTCTACTCCTTTCATAGCTGATGCTGCCACAATAATTGACATAGATACAAATCCTCCAAAAACAATAGCTATAAAAGTGTCTTTCCTAGAATATTTCAAATCATTTTTATTTTTCCATTTTTCTTTTACTAAAGAAGCATGTAAAAATAAATTATACGGAACAACAGTAGTTCCTATTAGCCCTATAATGGTTAACGTACTACCATTAGGAAATGAAGGAATAAACATCCCTTTTAACATTAAACTAATATTTGGCTTGGTTATAATTGCTGTTAGTAGAAACGATATACTCATAATTATCACTAAAAAAACTAGACTGCGCTCTAATACTTTGTAATTTCCAATATATAATAACCCAAAAGCAATAACACCAATAATTATAGGGTATAAATAATATAGATTATTGCCAAACAAAGCTGAAATACCCAAAGATGCACCACTTATATTGCCGGCTTCATAAGCCGCATTTCCAACTACAATGGCTGATAAAATTAAAATAATGGTAATTTTAGTAAGTATAGGTGATTTAATTTGCTCTTTTATAACTGAGACTAACCCTTTTTGGGTAATGATACCAATTCTTGCAGACATTTCTTGTAATACAACTGTTGCCACAATAGATAAAGTCATTGCCCAAAGTAATGAATACCCATATTTAACACCTGCAAGTGTGCAAAGAGTTACTGTACCTGGACCAATAAATGCTGCCGCAACTAACACTCCAGGCCCTGTGTTTTTAAACCATTTTATCATTTTATTAAATTTATCAATAAAAACTTTAATCTCAAAAATACCTAAAAACTTTAATATAAATTTTACTTTTGGATAAATTATTAATATGAAAAAAATAGTGGTTCTTACAGGTGCTGGTATTAGTGCTGAAAGTGGTATTAAAACTTTTAGGGATGCTAACGGACTATGGGAAGGTTATGATATTATGGAAGTAGCTTCTCCTATTGGATGGGCAAGAAACAAAGATTTAGTATTAGATTTTTACAATAAGCGTAGATCTCAGTTACTCAACGTTAAACCAAATCAAGGACATAAAGCATTAGTATTACTGGAGAAGAAATACAATGTTACAATTATAACTCAAAATGTAGATGATTTACACGAACGTGCTGGAAGCTCAACTGTTTTACACTTACATGGAGAACTTTTGAAGGTAAGAAGTGAAATAAACCAATCTCTTGTTTATGATTGGAGAAAAGAACTAAAAATAGTAGATGTTTGTGAAGAAGGAAATCAACTAAGACCACACATTGTTTGGTTTGGAGAAGCTGTTCCAATGCTTGATAAAGCTATAGAAATAATAAAGGAAGCTAATATTTTAATAATAATAGGAACATCAATGCAAGTATACCCTGCTGCTAGTTTAATTAATTATACAAAAGATAATATTCCAATGTATTTTATTGATCCAAAACCTACAATTGAACGTCAAAGTTTTTCAAATTTAAAGATAATTGCAGAAAAAGCATCTGTTGGTGTAATTAAAGTGGTAAATGAATTAACTGACTAACGGTAGCAAACAATTTACCATTTGAAATTTGACTTCCTTTTTCAATCAAATCAAAGATTTCTAAATTTCTTGCTTTTGAATATTTTTTTACAGCTTTAAAGTACTCAATACTATCATCTAAAGGGTTTTGTAAAAACCATTTAAAATCAGTTGCGTTTAAAAAATTTTTATCTTTATTTTTAAGTTTAATATAAATTCGTATCATTTCTTTAGCATTACATTTGAATAAATTAATTCCATCATCAGAGATATGTTCTAAGTAGTTTGTTTTTGTTAGTACATCTTCCCAAACCAAATCACTAAATATATTTAATTCCTCTTCAACCATTAAAGGTTTTTCTTTTTTAATGGTACTCCATTCATCAATATCAATTTGCTGAGAAGCTAAAAATTTTGCGAATTCGTTGTGTAATTCTAAAAATTGTTCTTTTGTTAACTGTCGATATTTCATAATTCAGAAAATAAAAAAAACCGCCCAATTTTGGGCGGTTCAAATATAATAATTTTAAAATTTAGAAAATGTAACGCAATCCAAATTGCATTTGCCATCTAGATAATAAAGTAGCATTATACACAAAAGTATCCTGTAAATTAGGGTTAAATGTATATGTTGGTGTTCCTGTGTTATCAACAGTAACCCCAATTGGTTGTACAGCATTCGGTTGTTGTACCAATCCCCAATTTGAATTTAATAAATTTCCAACATTTAAGATATCAATACTAAATTGAATTGCATTTTTATCTCCAACTTTAAGCTCTTGAATAAATTTCATATCTAATTTCCCTCTCCAAGGTGCTAAAGCTCCATAACGTTCAGCATAGCTTCCTCTTCTTCCACTTAAATAATCATCTTGTTGAATAAATTGCTCAAATGCAGCTGCTTGTCCAGCACCTGAAAATTGCATTTGGTTTATTTCATCTGAAGTAGGAACATAAATTAAATCATTTAAATTAGATCCATCATTATTTATATCACCACTATAAGTGTAAGAAAATCTTCCACCTCTAGCTAGTTCATAAAATGAAGAAATGGAGGTTTCCCATTTATCATCAACTCCGTATTGCCAAGTTTTAGATGTTACCATAATAAATCTATGTGTATCACCGTATTTAGAAAATGCTAATACATCATTATTTACATTTCCTAAAGCTGGATTAAAAGCAAATGCATCTCCAGTAATTTCAGCTTCAATTGAGTTTACATCTTTAGAGTTTAAGTAATTATACGCTGCCATAATATACAATCCATTTTCAAAAGTTTGTTGTGCTTTAATAGTTCCATTAAAGGTTCTTCCTTTGTTAGAATTTGTAAAAACGTAAGCGTTGGTTGGGGCTCCCCAAGGTAATAATGTTTTA contains the following coding sequences:
- the pxpA gene encoding 5-oxoprolinase subunit PxpA — its product is MKQLEINCDVGEGINNEDLLMPYIQSCNIACKGHAGNNKTMSLVVELAMKYHVKIGAHPSYPDRANFGRKTMVIEKNKFKKSIQKQINNLLQIIEEKGATLHHIKPHGALYNDVAKNEELASQFLESILPYKNSVKLYVPYNSVISKNALKYGFAVIYEAFADRNYNDDLSLVSRKNKEALITSKQAIFNHVLEMLTEEKVTTITGSKKEIKAATFCVHSDTKNAVEIVKYLSLKKVGESLL
- a CDS encoding Nramp family divalent metal transporter: MIKWFKNTGPGVLVAAAFIGPGTVTLCTLAGVKYGYSLLWAMTLSIVATVVLQEMSARIGIITQKGLVSVIKEQIKSPILTKITIILILSAIVVGNAAYEAGNISGASLGISALFGNNLYYLYPIIIGVIAFGLLYIGNYKVLERSLVFLVIIMSISFLLTAIITKPNISLMLKGMFIPSFPNGSTLTIIGLIGTTVVPYNLFLHASLVKEKWKNKNDLKYSRKDTFIAIVFGGFVSMSIIVAASAMKGVEIKNGIDLAKGLEPLYGNFAKYFLGIGLFAAGITSAITAPLAAAYVAKSCFGWDVGLKNLKFRIVWLIILVLGVVFSSLKINPIEIIKFAQVANGILLPIIALFLLWIVNKTTVLGTYKNGIFQNIISGIIILITIILGFKSVLKVFELL
- a CDS encoding SIR2 family NAD-dependent protein deacylase; protein product: MKKIVVLTGAGISAESGIKTFRDANGLWEGYDIMEVASPIGWARNKDLVLDFYNKRRSQLLNVKPNQGHKALVLLEKKYNVTIITQNVDDLHERAGSSTVLHLHGELLKVRSEINQSLVYDWRKELKIVDVCEEGNQLRPHIVWFGEAVPMLDKAIEIIKEANILIIIGTSMQVYPAASLINYTKDNIPMYFIDPKPTIERQSFSNLKIIAEKASVGVIKVVNELTD
- a CDS encoding DUF6495 family protein — translated: MKYRQLTKEQFLELHNEFAKFLASQQIDIDEWSTIKKEKPLMVEEELNIFSDLVWEDVLTKTNYLEHISDDGINLFKCNAKEMIRIYIKLKNKDKNFLNATDFKWFLQNPLDDSIEYFKAVKKYSKARNLEIFDLIEKGSQISNGKLFATVSQLIHLPL